From the Arctopsyche grandis isolate Sample6627 chromosome 11, ASM5162203v2, whole genome shotgun sequence genome, one window contains:
- the LOC143918635 gene encoding cadherin-AgCad1-like, translating to MTFIESDVVHLLDCDNIIDKFAGSKARKEQEEQAFQNSPATNPGHFTPEQLSEIKKLTMSRLICDNIDHIELLTQAPNAFIYFIRPDVPGNEPIECSGRAQIGQFDLGNNRDLGAVVKKRETDPEDEYWYIIVEKRQDYEIFSMQRYIINIEIVEGSDMRSDVIFLDINNIDDNPPFIQLSPCDIPELYEGLSNCTYTVTDADGAISINVMTFKIDENSIEKDLFQFVEKRFNDDAFKMEITINVIKQLDFDKIQLHIFTLEAFDSLPNIGTAKLIVQLKDMPPKWTSIFATQRFNEKTSQNFKLTAIDGDTQINIPIKNRLNDAGNEFEFIHTGEDSGILVVDPIDRDAEERETFFLDHENESVICMITKLYQLLQRTQNFINVERKVIKIRCITEV from the exons atGACGTTTATTGAAAGTGATGTGGTGCATTTATTAGATTGTGATAACATAATAGATAAATTTGCGGGATCAAAAGCTCGAAAA gaacaagaggaacaggcttttcagAACAGTCCTGCAACCAACCCTGGCCACTTTACTCCAG aacAATTGTCAGAAATTAAGAAACTCACCATGTCCAGGTTGATATGTGACAATATTGATCATATAGAGTTGTTGACGCAAGCACCAaacgcttttatttattttataagaccAGATGTTCCCGGAAATGAACCAATTGAAT GTTCTGGTAGAGCGCAAATTGGACAGTTCGACCTTGGCAATAATCGGGATTTGGGAGCTGTTGTAAAGAAGCGTGAAACAGATCCAGAGGATGAATATTGGTATATAATCGTAGAAAAGAGACAAGattatgaaattttttcaatgcaaagatatataataaatatagaaattgtGGAAGGTTCAGATATGCGTAGTGATGTGATATTTTTGGATATCAACAACATTGATGACAATCCTCCATTTATACAATTGAGCCCATGTGATATACCG GAATTGTATGAAGGTCTTTCTAATTGCACGTATACTGTAACTGACGCTGACGGAGCAATTAGCATAAATGTAATGACTTTTAAAATAGATGAAAATAGTATTGAAAAAGATTTATTCCAATTTGTAGAAAAACGATTTAATGATGATGCATTTAAAATGGAAATAACCATCAACGTAATAAAGCAATTAGACTTTGACAAAATTCAGTTGCATATATTCACATTGGAAGCTTTC GATTCTCTCCCAAATATCGGAACAGCAAAGCTAATAGTTCAATTGAAAGACATGCCACCCAAATGGACAAGTATATTTGCCACTCAAAGATTCAATGAGAAAACATCTCAAAATTTTAAACTGACGGCAATAGATGGTGACACGCAAATTAATATACCAATTAAAAATCGTTTAAACGACGCTGGAAACGAAT TTGAATTTATCCACACTGGAGAAGACAGCGGTATTCTAGTTGTGGATCCAATAGATCGTGACGCTGAAGAAAGGGAA acattttttctagaccatgaaaacgaATCAGTgatttgcatgatcacaaaactttatcaattGTTACAACGTACACAAAACTTCATCAACGTAGAacgtaaagtaataaaaatcagGTGTATTACAGAAGTgtaa